The stretch of DNA aaaaaattgtgaGCCATCTTTATTAATTCTTTCAGAAGATATCAATCCTCTAGAAACATCTGTATCctaaagtctatatatatataagggtAAAATTGGTATTCCATTCAAACTACATGGGCCATTGCCCGACAGACTCATAAGAAAACTATTGGACTTAGCCAAGtacaaataaatataaatatggcCTAGTCCTTCAGGCAACATTACTATCTctaatacccccccccccccccaagttggAGGGTGTGCACACGCCCAACTTGCCAAGCAAATAATGATGAGAAGCACCTACAAGAGACTTAGTGAATACATCAGCTGGCTGGGAAGCAGTATTCATATGACTCAAAGATATCAAACCATCAGCCAACTTAGTGTGAATGAAATGGCAATCGAGCTCAATGTGTTTGGTGCGCTCGTGGAATACCGGATTCTTAGCAGTATGAATCGCAGTCGTGTCACAAAAAATAGGTATAGGTGTTGATAGATGCACACCTAGATCAGAGAACAAGCGAGACAACCAAGACAATTCTGCCACAACTTTACTTAGGGCCCTGTATTCTGCTTCAGCAGAAGAGAGTGACACCACCTACTGTTTTTTAGATTTCTAACTTATCAAACTACCTCCAAAAGTAACACAGAAACCAGTAACTGATTTGCGAGTCTCAGGGAAGGCTGCCCAGTCACTATCACAGTAGCCAtggagaaaaaaatcaaaaaaatcatTCAAAAGAATACCAACATCAAGAGTGTCCTTTAAGTACCTTAGAACATGTAATGCAACTGCCATATGAGGAACTCGAGGGGCCTTAAGAAATTGATTAAGATGTTGCACAGCAAAACATAAGTCGAGCCTAGTATGAGTGAGAAAATTGAGTTTACCAATTAAGCTCCGATAAGTATCAGGCCTAGGTAAGACATTCCCAACCTCAGAATGTAGCTTTGAAGAGGACAAATAACAGGAGAGACATTTGAACACCCAAACTTAGTCAATAAGTCAGAGATAAATTTCTTCTGGTGTAGAAGAACCCCTGAGGAATGATAAAGCACCTCAATGCCAAGAAAGTAGTTAAGAAGGCCTAAATCCTTGATCTTAAACTAAGCATCCAGAAAACTCTTTAAGGCAGTGATTTCAGCCATGTCATCCCCAGTGAGGATGATATCATCCACATAGACAGCAAGGAAAATAGAGGAAGCAGTAGttcttttaaaaaataaagaatagTCATTTAAGGAATGAGTGTACCCTCTAGAACAAAGAGCCTGAGATAGCTTTGCATACCATTGCCGAGAAACTTATCTCAAACCATACAAGAATTTCTTTAATTTGCAAACCAAattaggagaagaagaagaagaagaagaagaagaagaagaagaagaagaggcaataagagaagaatcaacagAAAGACCTTGTGGCAACCGCATGTAGACTTCCTCATCTAAGTCCCAATGCAAAAATGCGTTACTCACATCCAATTGAAACAATGACCAATTATGTTTGACAGCAAAAGCAATGAGGCATATAACATTACACATTTTTACAACAGGTGATAATGTTTCATCAAAGTCTATACCCTCTACTTGAGTGTTACCTCTAGCCACTAGCCTCGCCTTATACCTCTCCACAGAACCATCAGTCTTATACTTAATTTTGTaaacccatttgcacccaattggtTTCTTACCTTGAGACAAGTCAACAATGTCACATGTGTGATTAGCTTCCAAAACCTCAAACTCTTTCCTCATGGCCTCTTGACTGATGGTAAGAATGAGGCTCAAATGCATCAGTTGGTGTAGCAGTAGTGGTGGCGGTAGATGCGAATAAAGAGGGAGAAAGGGATACTACATAATCCTGAAGGTGAGAAGGAAGAGTGTGAGTTATAGTTGATTTCCTAGGAGTAGAAGGACTAGAAAAAATAGGTGAATGAGAGGAGCTAGCTGGAGATTAAGTAGATTGTGGAGAGAAAGAAGAACTGGAAGGAGGGGAAGTAGGAGTGGAAATAGGTGAGGAAATAGAAATAGGTGAAGAAGGGGTGGAGGAAGGAGGAAAAGAAGCATCAACATCTGAAGAATCGAAGGGTCAGAAATGATAGGAGATGGAGAAGTAGATAAAAGAGAAGATGTGGAATAAGGAGAGATTGAGAGATGAAATGGAAAAACATCTTCATGAAAATTGACATCCCTGGAAATAAGTACAGACTTATTTTCCAAATTGTAAAGCTTATagcccttcttcccaaaagggTAACCAATGAACACACAAGGGACAGCCCTTGGCTGAAACTTGTCCATTTGGCATTTGGGAACTGTAGCATAGCAAAGGCAGCCAAAAGATTTTAAATGATTATAGGATGGTACTGCACCATATAAGAGTTCAAAAGGAGTTTTGTATGATATTACAGTGGAGGGAAATCTATTTATAAGATATGTGGCAGTTAATACACAATCCCCCCACAATTTGGTAGGAAGTTTTGACTGAAATAAAAGAGCCCTTGAAGTTTCTAAAAGGTGTTTGTATTTTCGCTcaactaccccattttgttgaggtgtgtgGGGGCAACTTGTTTGGTGTAAGATCCCATTTTTAGAGAAAAATTGAGGCATGGAGTGAGAAGAGCCAAGTTCTAGGGCATTGTCACTTCTAATAGTTTTGACAGGGAGCTTGAACTGCGTTTGGACCATTGCAATGAATGCCTTGAGAAGAGGAAAAGCATTACTTCTGGCATGCATTAAATGAGTCCAAGTGGCTCTACTATAATCATCCATAATTGTCAAACATATTTTATACTAGTATATGTTTGTGTATGATATGGTCCCCAAATATCAATATGAACTAGTTGAAACAATGAAGCGGAACTAGAGGTACTATCTGGGAAAGGCAATCTAGGTTGGCTAGCTAGAGGACAAGTTGGACAAATGAAAGATTGCTTACAGGAAATAGTAGGAGAAATAGCAAGAATGACCTTCATTTTAGCAAATGGGATGTGACCCAATCTATGATGCCAAAGAATATCTGAACTAGTTACAACATTCATAGAATTCATACAAGAAACATCAGAGTTTGCACAAGAAAGAGTAGAAGTAGTACTATCAGACACAATTGGTACAGTATTATTCAAAGGTGAATTATTTACAGCTGGTATAGTATCACTTAGGGAAGAGGCAGGGGATGAATGCATGAAAAGTACATTAGCAGTCAAATCTGAAATAATGATATAATTTAGTTTAGGGAGAACAGTAGTATGACTAGAAGTATAAGAGCTAGAAGTGGTGAGTGGAAGAAGCTTGTAAAGACCATGGTGTACTCTACCAAGTTCCAGAAGCTTCTTCCTGGAAGGGTCTTGTATAAAACAGAAACAAGATGTGAAAAGGACAAAAACTGTGAAACTGTTGAATCAACCTATAAACAGATATGAGATTGTATTGAAATGATGGAATATAGAGCACATGATGCAAAACAAAGGAAGGAGACAAAGTAAGTGAACCAATGCATGTTACTTTCACTTTGTATCCATTTGGCAAAGAAACTAAATAGGGTACAAGAAGGGGTTTAATGTCAAAACAGAAATCTTTACTAGATGTCATATGGTCAGTTGCTCCTGAATATACTATCCAAATACTCCTAATAATAATATACAACATGCATGCAGCAAAGCTATCACAATCAGACATAGGTAGAGTAGATATGTTATAAGCAAAGTTTGCAGATCCCATAAGATTTGTCTGAGAGTTAGAGTCCAAAGCTGAATTTTGTAGAAGCATCCACAGTTGACTGCATTGTTCCTTTGTCAGTTGAGGTATCATAGAGTCTTGACCAACAGATCCAAAGGTAGTAGGAGTATCAGGAACTCCAGAATTAGAAGATTCAATGTTGGCAGCAGTACCATACTTCCTACCTTTTATGAATTTAAAATTCTGTGGAAAACCATGCAGCCTGTGCCATGTCTCAATGGTATGGTTATTCTTCTTCCACTACTTGCAGAATAAAGATCCCTTATGCTACCCAAGATTCATCCTTTGATTGGATTGATCAAAATCAACTCTCTGGTTgtattgtttgttgatatttggTTGAGAAGGAGGCTTATTGTTGGAACTTGCATGGAAAGAAGCCATATCATAACCAAAATGAGTAGTAGGAATAACTTGTCTTTGTTTTTTATGTTGTAAAAGAATGTTATAGACATTGTCAAGTGAAGGCAGTGGATTCATGAGCAAAATATTGCTCCTAACATTAACATATGTCTCGTTCAAACCCATTAGAAATTGATGCACCCTATTATCTTCTTCTTCCTGCTCCAGACCAGGCTTAGCAACACAA from Nicotiana tomentosiformis chromosome 11, ASM39032v3, whole genome shotgun sequence encodes:
- the LOC138902043 gene encoding uncharacterized protein, giving the protein MTSTTSNEFEFTPLASSPLFLHPSDVPGISLLKKLWDELTIMSSNHAKNCNCVAKPGLEQEEEDNRVHQFLMGLNETYVNVRSNILLMNPLPSLDNVYNILLQHKKQRQVIPTTHFGYDMASFHASSNNKPPSQPNINKQYNQRVDFDQSNQRMNLGKYGTAANIESSNSGVPDTPTTFGSVGQDSMIPQLTKEQCSQLWMLLQNSALDSNSQTNLMGSANFAYNISTLPMSDCDSFAACMLYIIIRSIWIVYSGATDHMTSSKDFCFDIKPLLVPYLVSLPNGYKVKVTCIGSLTLSPSFVLHHVLYIPSFQYNLISVYRKKLLELGRVHHGLYKLLPLTTSSSYTSSHTTVLPKLNYIIISDLTANVLFMHSSPASSLSDTIPAVNNSPLNNTVPIVSDSTTSTLSCANSDVSCMNSMNVVTSSDILWHHRLGHIPFAKMKVILAISPTISFPKCQMDKFQPRAVPCVFIGYPFGKKGYKLYNLENKSVLISRDVNFHEDVFPFHLSISPYSTSSLLSTSPSPIISDPSILQIQEAMRKEFEVLEANHTCDIVDLSQGKKPIGCKWVYKIKYKTDGSVERYKARLVARGNTQVEGIDFDETLSPVVKMCNVICLIAFAVKHNWSLFQLDVSNAFLHWDLDEEVYMRLPQGLSVDSSLIASSSSSSSSSSSSSSPNLVCKLKKFLTTASSIFLAVYVDDIILTGDDMAEITALKSFLDA